The sequence CCCCACGATGCCGGTCCGGTCGCGGTAGGTGGTGACCTTGATCGGCCCGCACAGGCGGCACCTCGCCTCGACCATCTTGCCCGGTGAGACCACCATGCCCACGTGCCCGGGATTGTCGGCCCCGGTGCCCGGCCCCGAGTTGAAGAAGACCAGATCCCCTGCCTGCTCGTCACCCGGCGCGATCTTCACGCCGAAGGGCCACTGGCCGAAGGTCGTGCGCGGGATGCTCAGGCCCACGCTCCGGTAGGCCATGTAGATGATCCCGGAACAGTCGAAGGCGTCCGGCCCGGTGCCGCCCCACAGGTACGGCTTGCCGCGCTGGGCCAGCGCGTACTCCAGGATCCCGGCCACCGTGCCGCTCGGCGCCGCCTCCACCAGGGGCTCGTCGCAGGCCGCCTCCGCCTCCGGAGGGACGCTGACCGCGCCGTCCTCGGCGTACTTCCCGGCGATCTCCATGACCTGGTCCACGTACCACCAGGCCCGGTTGTAGACGAACAGCGACCGCCGTACGTCCTCCGGCGCGCCGTTGCGCTTGAGCATCTTCGCCGCGCCCAGGATCGCGTCCGCCGGGTTGTAGACGTCGGCCCAGCCGTCGTCGTCGCCGTCGGAGGCGTAGCCGTTGAACCGCGACGGGATCTTGATCTTCGCCTTGCCGCCCCAGGTGCTGATCAGGAACTGCATCGGCCCCGCGGCCCCGGCGTAGTTGGTGCCGCTGCGCACCCCGGGGAGCGTGGAGCGCCCGTGGTCGGTCTCCCGCTTGCCCACCCCGGCGAGCACGTTCCACTGCACGCCGATCTTCTCGCCGTGCTCGTGGTACAGCTTCAGGTATTCCGCCGGTATGTCCGACGCCGCGGTCTCGGACTGCGCGCTCACGGTCCTGGCCATGTCCTCGCAGTCGGGCATCCCGCCGCCGGTGAAGGACGGGAACGTGCTCACCATCAGCATCGGCGCCATGACCAGTGCGAGCAGGCAGAGCCCCGCGACGCCGAGGATCAGGGCGAGGTGCAGCTTCCTGTTGCCGGTCATCCGATCTCACCCGTCTGCGAGGACTGGTCGTCTTCTCCGGTCATCCGATCCGGCCCGTCTGCGAGGACTGGTCGTCTCCGTCCTGGCCGTCGTCCGCCGGTTGCAGATCGTGGACCCGCCAGTCGGCGCCCACCGCGATGAGCGTGACGGCGTAGTCCTCGGTCCGCTCCTTCGGCCCGCTCCTGGCGGTGACGCTCTGGGTGCCGGTGACCACGAACGTCACCGAGGCGCTCTGGACCTGCCGGATCTCCTTCACCCGCGCCGTGCCGACGGAGACGACCTCGTCGGCGCGGTTGGCCTCGACGCTGCCCGGCGAGGTGACCGTGCGCAGCAGCACGGCGGCGAACTCGGTCGTGGTGTAGCCGCTGAGCCGATCCCCGTAGTCCGCCGGGTCCTCGTCGTAGCTGAAGGTGCCGTACTCGGTGGTGAACCGCTGGGCGTAGTCGGCGGCGGCGGCCAGCTCCTGCTTGGTCATCGGCAGGTAGGAGTAGACGTCGAAGGGCGCGTTGCTGGCCGTCGCCGACGGCCGGGGCCGCTCGGCGCCCGCGGGCGCCTGCGACGCGGACACCGTACGGCTCGCGCCCACCGGGTCGGCCTGCGTCCCCCCCTTGTCGCCGGAGTCCGGCCACATGGTCAGGTAGATCCCGACCGCGGCCAGCATGATGACCAGCACCGCGAAGACGAACCCTCGGCGGCTGCCCCCTTCGACCATCGTCAGTCCTTGTCGGGGTTGGACGCGCGGAGCCAGAAGGGCGCGGCCTCATCCGCCTGCCTGCCCCGCTCGGACCGGCTGGGCAGCCAGAGCGGGGGTGCCTCGGACGACCTGTCCGGGCGCCCGCCGCCGTTGTTCCTCGATCCGCCGGAGGATCCGCCGAACAGGCTGCCGCCCGACCCCGAAGAGCCACGGGAGCCCCCGAAGATGCCGCCGCCGGAGCCGGAGGAGCTCCGGGAACCGCCGGATCCCGAAGAGCCGCGGGAACCGCCGCCCCCGCCACGCGAGCCCGACCCGGACCCGGAACCGCTCCGCGAGCCGGAGCCCGAGCCTCGGGAGCCGGAGTCCCAGCGCCGGGAACCGCCGCCGGAGCCGAAGACGCTCCCGCCCGACCGGCCGCCCCCCGACGGGGACGCCGGCCCCCCACCGGAGGAGGGGGCGGAGGACCTGCCGCCGGACGAGGGCGCCGGAGAGGATCCGCCCGCCGGAGACGAGCCTCCCTGCGGGGCCCAGCCGCCGGAGCGGCCGCTGAACCAGCCGCCCGCGCCGCCGCGGCCGGCACCGCCCGAACGGGTCGGGACGGTGCCGCCCGCCGTACCGCCTCCGGAGAGGTTGAGCGGCGGCGCCGCGCCGGCGCGCGCCGCGGTTACCGGCCGGCCGGTGCCCTTGCGCCGGCCGCCCGCCTGGGCGTCGGTGTCGAGTGGCGTGGGCTGCGCGCCGGCCGGGACCCGGGCGCCCGAGGGGGTGTTCCCGCCGGGGGCGCCCTCCTCCCCGCGGACCTTGCCCTGGGCGACCGCGGCGGCCGCCGTCGCGACGGAGGCGCCGCCGGCGAGCGCGGCCGCCTGCATCACGGGTTCCGCCTTGCGCATGCCCCAGCGGCCCATCCGGGCCGCCGCGACCGGTGGCAGCACGCCCGCCGCGCGCTGCAGGGTCGGCGCGGTGACCGCGTCGCCCAGCACGCGGGTGGCGATCGTGTGCCCGTCCATGGAGGCGAACAGGTGCTGGAACGGACGCCGGTAGAAGAAGACCGCGATCGTCAGCAGAGCCATGAACATGACCTGCATGCCCCACGGCATCGCCGTGGAGATGATCAGGGCGTAGCCGTACACCAGGACGCCCAGGACCAGTGTCAGCACCGCCTGTCTGAGCAGGGTGCCGACCAGCATCTCCACCCAGCGCATCGCGATGATCCGGCCGGACCCCGGATGCACGCCGATCAGCAGGAAGACCGGCGCGAGGATCAGCAACAGCAGGAAGCCGACCTTGAGCACCAGCAGGGAGACGGCCACCAGGAAGATCAGCAGTCCCGCGACCATCGCGGCCATCAGCGCGCCGATCGCGATGCCCAGCCGGTTTGTCCAATCCTTTCCCTGGAAGAGGAAGAAGATCGGCGTGTTCTCCAGCTTGTCGGCGATCTCGGCCTCATATTGTGCCTGGTGGGCGCTGGTGTTCGGGGTCTGCGTGGCCCGTTGCTCGGCCTCGTCGAGTGCCTGGACGCTCAGCAGCTTGGAGGCGTATGCCGTCACCGCCGGCGCCGCGGGGTCGGCGGTGCCGAACTCGCCCATCAGCCACGGCTTGCAGACCAGGGTGGACCAGAGCGCCTCGGCGTTCTGTTCGACCCCCGGGACGCCGGTCTGACCGTAACCACCGGACTTGACCTCGGGATTGGTGTCACCCTTGGCTGGAATGCAGGAGGTTCCGCCCGCGCCGGGCAGCCCGGAGAAGGCGGAGTTGACGACCTCGCTGGTCTTGTCGGTGACCAGCTTGCCCATGCCGGTGAAGTCGCCGGGGCGGCTGAAGAACCAGACCGCGACGGTGACCGCGAGGACCATCCAGATGACGCCCTCGGCCGTCGTGGTCGCCCGCTTGCGGATCAGGCCGTACCAGGCCAGCCAGATGGCCCCGAGGATCACGATCGGCCGCAGGAACGGCCAGTACATCGCGTTGGAGAGGCTGATCACGATGTCGTCGACGACATCCTTGATCGACTCCAGCGGGCCCTCGGTGGCCGCCGCCTGATAGGTGGTGATGGTCAGCCGGTCCAGCGCCTTGGCCCACGAGAAGATCGTGTTGGCCATCGTGTTGCCCATCACGGCCGCGACGTCGTCGCAGCCGAGCTGGTGGGTGTGCCAGAACTGGCCGCTCATGCCGTAGGTGGCGTAGTTGCCCTGCGTGGCAGGAGCCGGGGCGGGCGCCGGCGCGCCCGGCGTGGGCGCGGCCGGGGACGGCGGCTTGAGCAGGCCGTCCACGCCTGAACCGACGACCTCGGGAGCCAGGTCCGGCGAGAGGTCGCAGGGGGCGGCGGCGACGGCGGTGGGTGCGCCCGCCGGCGACAGCAGCGGGAGTGCGAGGAACGCGGTCAGCGCCACCAGCGCGATGGCGATCCGCTTGCCCAGTCGTCCCTTGCGGGAACTCTTCAGCCCCTTGCGGGAAACCTTCATGACCCTACCTCCAGCGCCGCGGCCCCCGGCCTACTGACTCTGTCGCCCCCGGAAAGATCATGCACGTTCTCGCCTGGTTTGTCGTGGGTCGGATTCGTATCGAGCCAGCGCACCAGCTCGTCGGAGATGAGGTCCACCCCGATACGGCCCGCACGACCGTCCAGATCCCGGAAGACGCACTCGCCGTTGCCCAGCGAGCGCAGGATCGCCTTGTGCTCCTCCGAGGGTTCCACCCCGAGCAGCGCCATCACGTGCTCCACCTCGACCCGCTCGGTGGACCGGAAGGCGAACACCGACGACAGGCAGTTCGTCACCTGCTCGTTCAGCAGGTCGCCGGCGTTCTGCGAGACCAGCACCAGGGCCGTGTTGCGGGAGCGGCCCATCCGGCTGACCTCGGGCACCAGCTTGGCGCCCTCCGGCGTGGAGGTGATCGCCCAGGCCTCGTCCAGGAAGATCGCCTTGGGGGTCCGCCGGTCCAGGCCGTTCATCAGCCCCCGGGCGAACTGGGCGACCAGGTAGAGCAGGGCCACCGACAGCCGCTGCTCGTAGGAGTAGTCGTCGCGCCCGGTGGAGGCGTCCGGAAGGGTCAGGCCGCCGAGGGTGAAGACCGTGGTCCACCCCTCGGTGTCGATCTGGTCGCCGCCGGAGGGGTCGAAGCAGAGCCGGGCGAGGTGCATCTCCGACATCGAGCGGAGCACGGCGCCCAGGTTCTTGGAGGCGGCGTCCTCGGTCTGCTCCAGGAAGTCGACGACCTTGCCCAGCGAGGGGTCCTCGCCGTTGGAGACCGCCGCGACCGCCTGGATCATCGCCGACTCGCGCTCCTCCGACATGCGCGGCAGCAGCAGCCGGAGGGTCTCGCTGGCCATCGTCTTCTTGGCCGCGATGTCGTCGCCGAACGAGAACGGGTCGAGCAGCCCCGGCGCGGCCGAGCCGAGCGGGATGACCCGCGCCTTCCTGCCCCGCCGCTGCAGCAGCTGGACCAGGGAGTCGGCGTCGCCCTTGGGGTCGATGACCGCGACCGTCACGCCGCGCAGCGCCATCTGGTAGATCATCAGCAGTGCCAGGGTGGTCTTGCCGCCGCCCGGCTCACCGGTGATCGCGATGGCCGTCGGCCGGTTGCGCGTGGCCGCCACCAGCGGGTCGAAGTGCACGATGCTCCGGGCCCGGCCCAGGGTCTCCCCGACGTACGGTCCCATCCAGCCGGCGTTGCCCTCGTCCGCCCGGTCACCCAGGTCCACCGTGGCGGTCGCCATGCCGCCCGCGATGGTGCGCAGCGGCTGCCGCTGGGCGTAGGCGTTGACCCGGACCCGCTCGCCCGGCAGCGCCTCGCAGAACAGGGAGAACTGGTCGCCGGTGGAGTTGACGATGTCGATGCCCATGTCGCGGTAGTGCTCCACGACCGCCTCGACCCGCTGCACGCAGATCTCCTCGGTCGGGGCGGAGACGATCAGCCGGTGCCAGCCGTACACGAACGGCAGGCGCTCCTTGGTGATGCCGTGTTCCAGCATCCGGGCCGCGTCGATCTGCTCGGCCAGCGCCAGCGGCGCCTCGGCGCCCGCCTCCCGGATGTGGATGTCCATGTCACGGGCGTGGGCGAGCTTGCGCGCCACGTCCTTGCTGGCCTTGACCGGCGAGATCAGCCGCATCCTCGAACTGATCTCCACCGGGAAGGGGAGCTGGTCGGCGAAGTGCATCCACGGCTCGCCGTCGGGGAAGGGCATCAGATCCGGGAACCGGGCGAAGGACAGGTACGCGACGTAGGAGTCGCCCTGCGGCTGCTCGATCCGGAGCAGCGACCTGCCGTTGTGGATCTGCCCCTCGACGAGGGACTCGATCTCGCCCTGTCCCCACCGCCGCTTGGGGCTGGCCGAGGGCGGCGGGTCGCCGAGGGAGCCTGTCGCGGCGTGCTGGAAGAGCCAGGCGATCTCGGTGGAGGTGGCGTGCCGGGCGTACAGGGCGCTCGCGGACAGGGCCCGGCCCAGCCGCTCCGCCTGCTCGGACCACTTGGCGATCTCCGCCTTGGGGACGTGGTCGTCCTCGAGGCCCAGGACCTTCTCGCTGCGCTGGTAGAAGCCGAAGAGCTGGGACAGGACGCCGGTGCCGAGCTGCCTGCCGCGCAGGCCGAGCCGTACGCCGAGGTAGACCTCCTTGCTCCAGAAGTCCTTCGCCCAGACGTGCCGGTACATCTCCTCCAGGTAGTCGCGCCAGCCGGGGCCCTCGTCGGAGGTGGCGTTCAGCGCCATCGCCCACTCGGCCGCGGGGTAGGTGCGGTGCGCCACCCGCAGGTGCACCTCGGCGTCCGGCATCCGGATCGCCGCCAGCGCGATCGTGATGTTGGTGGCCAGCGCCTCCCGCTCCTCGGGGGTGATGAACTCGTAGCTCACGGTCGGCAGCCGGAAGTAGGCCCAGACCGCCGAGTCGGTCAGCAGGATCCGGTCGTCGAAGTATCGGACGGCGAGCCGGTTGCGTGCCCGCGAGGCGCGGCTCACACGACCTCCCTCGCCGGCCGTGCGGCCGGGTTCCCGTGACCGGTGGCCCGCTCGTCGCGCCCGCTCACGCGCCCACCTCGTTACGCCCGTTCACCACGTCTCCTCGCGCCCGGGGGATCACTGGGCCAATTCCTCCTCGCTGGGTCGAACCGTCTGCGCCGCTCCGAAACCCGCCGCCACGACGCCGGCCAGCGCGAGATACGCCCGGCGGCCCGGCGCCCGCAGATGGGACGGCTCCACCCGCTCCGACCTGCCGGGCGCCAGCTCGTCCTCCCAGGGCACCCGCACGATCGCCCGGCACCGGCCCCGCGCGACCGCCTCGGCCTGCTCCACGTCGCCCATGCTCCGGCGGCTCACGCCGTTGACGACCATGATCGCGCGACGACGGAGGTCCGCGCAGCCGTGCCCGTCAAGCCACTCGTAGGTCATGGCCACCGCGTCCGGCCCGTCCTCACTGGCCGGGACGACCAGGACGAGCTGGTCGGCGTAGGGAAGCACCCGGGCGGCTAGTGCCGCCGCCGGGTCCATGACGATCAGCTTGTAGTGGCGGTCCAGCATGTCCATGGTCTGGCTGAGCCGCCGGTCGGAGAAGAGCGTGCGGTCGGTGAGCCGCTGCTCGGCGCCGGAGTCGCTGTCACCGGCGATGACTTCGAGGCCGGAGGCGCAGCGGCTGGTGTAGGCGCGCATGCCCAGGTAGCCGTGGACGTTGTCCAGCCCGGCCAGCAGGGAGCTCAGCGTCTCGGGCGATTCGCCCTGGATACGGCTGGACAGCGCGTGGATGCCGATGTTGGCGTCGACCGCGAGCACCCGGTCCTCGCGATACCGGGCGAGGGTGTGACCGAGCATGAGCGCCGTCGTGGTCTGCCCGGCGCCGCCGGTGCAGCCCAGCACCACCACCCGGCGGCTGCCGGCGAACACCGTCCTGGCCCGCGCCTCGTCGATCTCCGACCCGTCCGTACGGCCCGCGCCGCCCGGCCCGATGACCACCTGGGCCAGCCGCCGCCAGCCCCCCGAGGAGTCACGGCCGACGACCGACTCCACCCGGCGCACCCGGGCCTCGCCCTGGCCGGGCCTGGGCACCGGCACCGCGGGCACCACCGGGTCGGCCTTGGCCTCCGCCCCCGTGGGGACCGCCCGGATCGAGACACCCGCGGGCCGATCCTGCGGCCACGCCCTCTGCGTCTCGGCGAACTGCCCCGCCTGCGCCGGCTGCCCCTTGCGGTGCCGGGCCCACAGGCTCTCGTCCGCCTCGTCCGCCTTCACCTCCGGCTCGGCGGCACGCCGCCGGGACGGAGCGGGCCCGACGAACCGGGATCCGGCGGGGGACTGCTCGACTGATCCGCCGGATTCGGCGGGCTCGCCGGATCCGGCGGCGGCCGAGGACCGCTCGACGGCCGCGGGACGCTGCGGAAGCGGCACCACCGGCCCGGAGACGGCAGCGGGCCGCTCGACGGCCGCGGGACGGCGCTCGACGGGCGCGGGACGCTGCGGAAGCGGCACCACCGGCCCGGAGACGGCAGCGGGCCGCTCGACGGCCGCGGGACGGCGCTCGACGGGCGCGGGACGCTGCGGAAGCGGCACCACCGGCCCGGAGACGGCCTCAGGCCGCCCCGCCGACTCGCGACGCCCGGCAGCGGGCACGGAAGGCTCACCGGCCGCGAACCGCTCAGCCGCCGCGGACCGCCCGGCGGACTCACGACGCTCAGTAGCAGGCGCGGAAGGCTCACCGGATACGAGCCGCTCGGCGGACCCCTCGCGCTCAGCCGCCGCGGACCGCCCGGCGGAGTCACGACGCTCACCGGCGGGCGCGGAAGGCTCACCAGTCACGAGCCGCTCGGCGGACCCCTCGCGCTCGGCAGCGGGCACCCCGGACTCGGCGGACGCCTCGCGTTCGGCAGACGCCCCGGATTCGGCGGACGCCGCACGCTCGGCAGCAGACGCCCCGGATTCAGGAGACTCCGCGGATTCGGAGGACATCGCACGTTCCACGGGCACCTCGGACTGAGCCGGAGACGAGGACGCCGCGCTCGCCGGGGCCCTGCCCTGGTCGGCCTGGGCCGGAACGGCACGCTCGGCCTCGGCCGAGGCGGCGAGCCTGCGCAGCCGCCGCAACGCCTCGGTGCCGATCGGAGCGGCCGGGGCCTGCTCGGGCGGGGCGGCCGGGCCGGCGGGAGCCTGCCCGGCGGCAGGGGCCGGAGGAGCCGTAGGGGTCGGAGAGGGGTCGGCCGGCGCCTTGACCAGCGCGGAGGAGGCCGCGGGGGGCGGGGCGAGGGAGACCCGCTCGACCGGCACCGCGGAGGCGGAGGTCGCGCGCACCGCGGAGGCGGGGGGCGCGTGCGTCTGGGAGGCGGGGGTCTCACGCGTCTCGGAGGCGGGGGTCGCACGCGTCCGGGAAGCGGGGGTCGCGCGCGCGGTGGATGTGACGGCTCCGGGATCCTCGGCGGACACCGCCTGCCCGAGAGCCGGGGCGGTGCCCCGGCGAGGTGCCACGGCCGTACCCCAGGCGGTGCGTTCGCGGGTGACCGGAGCGGCTGCCGCGGCCGCCGCGGCGGCGGCCACCGCGGGGCGGACCTCGCGGGAGGAGGCGGCCGCGCGCTTCGACTGGGCGTGCCGGGCCTTGCGGGAGGCCTTGACCCGGACCGGCGCCGCCCGCTGGGGCGCGGCCTGCCAGACCCGGCCGGTCAGGCTGACCTCCGAAGGCTCGGCGGCGGGGGCCATCCGGCACCAGGTGCGCGGCTCACCCACGTAGCGGGCCTGTGACTGGAGCAGCTCGGTGAGCCTCTTGCTCTCGATCACCGGCCGGGTGGAGAGCCAGGTGACGATCCCCGGCGGCACCAGGTACACCACGTGCCAGGGCGCGTCGAAAGGCAGGCCTAGCAGGTAGAGCAGCAGTGACCAGGGCACCACCACACCCACGAACACACCGATCCAGACAATCGGAAGCGGCATCGGCAGCCGTAGGTCGTACAGCTTGTAGAGCCGCTTCTCAATCCGCCAGATATTGGTATACGTGGGCAGGTCCACACGCTCCTCCTTTCCGCCTCTCGTTCTTTGACCGCTACGCGCGGTCTCAACCCCCCGTGATGCCCAGCGCGCCCGCGATCGCCTTGGCCGTCACCTCGATGATGTTGGGCACGTAGAAGATCACTCCGATGGCCACGGCGAGGATGATGAACTGCACGAACCGGGTGATCTCGCGGGTGAAGAGGAAGAAGAGCGCGACGACGGAGACGACGACGAGGAAGAGCGGGGCGAAGAATTTGCGGAGGAAGTCGGCCAGGCCCTCGGTGTTGACACCCGCCGGAGGAGTGGTCGGCTGAGCGAGGTCCATCGCGCTCAGCAGGATGGTCTTCAGGATCACTTCTCGTCCTCCGTGCTCATGATCGCGCTCGCCGGGCGGCCACGTGCCCGCGACACGCATGCCCGGATCCGTCCACCGCCGACTCGCCGATCAGGGGGGGTCTGTTCACTGCGGTCCGACACCATTCGATCATGTGTTACCCCACAGACCGTTTCGCGCCTCGGATGTCCTTGACGAACCACTTGTCACCCTGTTTGACCACGGTGAGCAGGTAGGCCTGCTCCAGCTTCCCGCTCATGTCCCCGGGATCGGAGGGAGTGGGGTCGGCGGTGGGCGACGCGCCCGAGGGCACGCCCCACACGACCGTGGCGGTGACCTCGCGGGTGGCGCCGCCGACGAGGGGGACGTCGAGGTTCTTGAGCTCCACGAAGGTGAACGCGCCGCCGAACCCCTCCAGGGTGACCCCGGCGGCGGCGTAGCGCTGCAGGGAGGCGTTGTCGCTCGCGGCGTAGGCCTTGAAGAAGTCGGCCAGCGGGGTGCGGAGCTCGGTCTCAGCGGCCTCGTCGCTCTCCCCGGCGGGCACCGCGGGCAGGTTCGCCGGCGTCGGCGCGGGGAGGATCCCCGGTCGCCCGGAGACCACGAACCTGTCGGTCTCGCCGTCGTGGAAGACCGGCACGGACAGGAGCTGGCGGCGGCTGCCCGACTGGAACGCCAGGGTCACGACGGCGTTCGCCCTGTCGACGATCTCCGTGCCGTACGGCTGCACCGCTCCGGCGGCCATTCGGCCGAGCCCGTCCCAGCCGAACTGTGGCGGGGCGCCGTCGGGCAGATAGGGCGCGAGCCGCGCCGCCCTTTCCTGGGAACGGACGGCCTCGAAATTCAGATAGACGGCGGCGAACTGGCTGGCGAAAGAGGTCGCCCGGCTGACCGGGAATTCGCTGTCCACGGAAACGGGAGCGGACCCGCCTGCGGTGTTCGGCCGGGTGAAACGTTCAAAAGGTGCACGGACCCCGTTCACCACGACGACCACTATTAACGCCCAGAGCACCGCCCGGCCGGTCCACACCAGCCAGCGCCCGCCTCCGCCGGACCATCGGCCCCGGGCCGACGCGCCCCGCCCGCGCGCCGGAGCGCCGGTGAGATCGGGGTCGTAGGGCGCCTCCGGGTATGCCGACAGCTCAGGGTCGCCAGCGATCCGAGGATCACGCTGGACCGTTGCCCTTCGAGCCATCATGCCTCCGCTCGCGCCCATCCCCCGGTTGGCGCGGTGTCGTATTACTCCCGACCCCGTTAACCATGGTCAAGCACTTACTCTAACCGCCTCGCCGATTGTTCCAGGAAAGCCACGCCTATGCTGCAGGCATCCTCGCGACTGAGCAAACCCGGTCTGGAACCTGCCAGAACCCGTTACCTGCCCACATCGTCAAGAAAGCACGTTATGCCTGGTCGGCGGGTAACCCGATTACCCAAACGCCACGCATTGCTGTCCAAACGGCAGGGAGAGTATCGCGACCTGCGCATTCATCCGGAATACGTCACGCAGCGTCACCACATGCGAGAACGGGCCTGGTCCGAGGACCAGGCCCGTTCTCTCGCGGGTGAGACGTCAGACGTTGAAGCGGAACTCCACGACGTCGCCGTCGCGCATCACGTAGTCCTTGCCCTCGATCCGGGCCTTGCCCGCCTGGCGGGCGGCGGCGATGGAGCCCACCTCCACCAGCTCGTCGAAGGAGACGATCTCCGCCTTGATGAAACCGCGCTGGAAGTCGGTGTGGATGACCCCGGCCGCCTCGGGAGCCGTGGCGTTCTTGCGGATCGTCCAGGCCCGGGTCTCCTTGGGGCCGGCGGTCAGGTAGGTCTGCAGGCCGAGGGTCTCGAACCCGACCCGGGCGAGCTGCGACAGGCCGGACTCCTCCTGGCCGACGGACTGCAGCAGCTCCAGGGCCTCGTCGTCGGGGAGCTCGACGAGCTCGGACTCGATCTTGGCGTCCAGGAAGACGGCCTCGGCGGGCGCGACGATCGCCGCCAGCCGGGCCCGCAGGTCCTCGTCCGTCAGCTCGTCGGCGTCGAGGTTGAACGCGTAGAGGAACGGCTTGGCGGTCAGCAGGTGCAGCTCGCGGAGGTCGGCCACATCGATCCCGGCCCCCTTCGCTCCGGCGTACAGGGTGGTGCCGCCGTCGAGGAGCTTGACCGCGGCCTCGGCCGCCTCCAGCGTGGACCTGCGGTCCTTGTTGGTCCTGGACTCCTTCTGGAGGCGGGGGATCGCCTTCTCCAGGGTCTGCAGGTCGGCGAGGATCAGCTCGGTGTTGATCGTCTCGATGTCGCGCTCGGGGGCGACTCCGCCGTCCACGTGGGTCACGTCGGGGTCGTTGAAGACCCGGATGACCTGGCAGATGGCGTCGGTCTCGCGGATGTTGGCGAGGAACTGGTTACCCCGCCCCTGCCCCTCCGAGGCGCCGCGGACCAGTCCGGCGATGTCGACGAACTCGACCTTCGCGGGCAGGATCTTCGCGGAACCGAAGATCTCGGCCAGCTTCTCCAGACGCGGGTCGGGAACGCCGACGATGCCCACGTTGGGCTCGATGGTGGCGAACGGATAGTTCGCCGCCAGGGCGTTGGCGGTCTTCGTCAGCGCGTTGAAAAGCGTTGACTTGCCGACGTTGGGCAATCCGACGATGCCGATGCTCAGGCTCACGTCAGCCGAGTTTACGGCGAATCACCCAGTGCTACCCGCCGTGGACGGGTCACAGGCCGGTGGACATCGCGCTCACAGGCCCTCGGGCAGCAGTCCGCGCCCGCGTGGCAGCGCCCCCGCGCCCCGGTCCGGGCGGTCCTCGCCGTCCGGCCGCGGGCGGTGCACGGCCACCGGATCCCACCCTCCGTGCCCGCGTGAGGACTTCGCGTGAGGGGGTGGGACGGCGCGAACGGGACGCGGGGGCCGGGCCTGAAGGCGTGTCGGGAAGCCAGGAGCCGCCGGGCCTGCGATCATTCCGTGGTGGATGTCATGGCA comes from Streptosporangium roseum DSM 43021 and encodes:
- a CDS encoding TcpE family conjugal transfer membrane protein, whose product is MDLPTYTNIWRIEKRLYKLYDLRLPMPLPIVWIGVFVGVVVPWSLLLYLLGLPFDAPWHVVYLVPPGIVTWLSTRPVIESKRLTELLQSQARYVGEPRTWCRMAPAAEPSEVSLTGRVWQAAPQRAAPVRVKASRKARHAQSKRAAASSREVRPAVAAAAAAAAAAPVTRERTAWGTAVAPRRGTAPALGQAVSAEDPGAVTSTARATPASRTRATPASETRETPASQTHAPPASAVRATSASAVPVERVSLAPPPAASSALVKAPADPSPTPTAPPAPAAGQAPAGPAAPPEQAPAAPIGTEALRRLRRLAASAEAERAVPAQADQGRAPASAASSSPAQSEVPVERAMSSESAESPESGASAAERAASAESGASAEREASAESGVPAAEREGSAERLVTGEPSAPAGERRDSAGRSAAAEREGSAERLVSGEPSAPATERRESAGRSAAAERFAAGEPSVPAAGRRESAGRPEAVSGPVVPLPQRPAPVERRPAAVERPAAVSGPVVPLPQRPAPVERRPAAVERPAAVSGPVVPLPQRPAAVERSSAAAGSGEPAESGGSVEQSPAGSRFVGPAPSRRRAAEPEVKADEADESLWARHRKGQPAQAGQFAETQRAWPQDRPAGVSIRAVPTGAEAKADPVVPAVPVPRPGQGEARVRRVESVVGRDSSGGWRRLAQVVIGPGGAGRTDGSEIDEARARTVFAGSRRVVVLGCTGGAGQTTTALMLGHTLARYREDRVLAVDANIGIHALSSRIQGESPETLSSLLAGLDNVHGYLGMRAYTSRCASGLEVIAGDSDSGAEQRLTDRTLFSDRRLSQTMDMLDRHYKLIVMDPAAALAARVLPYADQLVLVVPASEDGPDAVAMTYEWLDGHGCADLRRRAIMVVNGVSRRSMGDVEQAEAVARGRCRAIVRVPWEDELAPGRSERVEPSHLRAPGRRAYLALAGVVAAGFGAAQTVRPSEEELAQ
- a CDS encoding conjugal transfer protein, whose amino-acid sequence is MDSEFPVSRATSFASQFAAVYLNFEAVRSQERAARLAPYLPDGAPPQFGWDGLGRMAAGAVQPYGTEIVDRANAVVTLAFQSGSRRQLLSVPVFHDGETDRFVVSGRPGILPAPTPANLPAVPAGESDEAAETELRTPLADFFKAYAASDNASLQRYAAAGVTLEGFGGAFTFVELKNLDVPLVGGATREVTATVVWGVPSGASPTADPTPSDPGDMSGKLEQAYLLTVVKQGDKWFVKDIRGAKRSVG
- the ychF gene encoding redox-regulated ATPase YchF, coding for MSLSIGIVGLPNVGKSTLFNALTKTANALAANYPFATIEPNVGIVGVPDPRLEKLAEIFGSAKILPAKVEFVDIAGLVRGASEGQGRGNQFLANIRETDAICQVIRVFNDPDVTHVDGGVAPERDIETINTELILADLQTLEKAIPRLQKESRTNKDRRSTLEAAEAAVKLLDGGTTLYAGAKGAGIDVADLRELHLLTAKPFLYAFNLDADELTDEDLRARLAAIVAPAEAVFLDAKIESELVELPDDEALELLQSVGQEESGLSQLARVGFETLGLQTYLTAGPKETRAWTIRKNATAPEAAGVIHTDFQRGFIKAEIVSFDELVEVGSIAAARQAGKARIEGKDYVMRDGDVVEFRFNV